Within Spinacia oleracea cultivar Varoflay chromosome 4, BTI_SOV_V1, whole genome shotgun sequence, the genomic segment CCTAGTAATATCTGATGTGTTGTTGTGAAATATCTTCCTAGAGGTGCCCTAAAGAAATACCTCATTGATAATCGAAGGAAGAAGCTAGCTTTTAAGGTTGTCCACCAGTTGGCGCTTGATCTTTCTAGAGTGACAAATAATTTTGCAAACTCAGATAAATAATACCGGATGATAAGCTATAGTTCAAAGCTACTCTCAACTTGGCATGATAAACCCAGATAAACAATAAGCTAGTGCTGATAAGATAATATTTGGTTAGCTATGACAGTTCAAAACCGGATGATAGAAACTCAGAAATGGTTATCTGAGTTTATCATCCCAGCTATGAcagttcaaaaatcaaaaccggATGTTCTATCCCTTAACTCAGTTAAGCTATAGTTCAAAGCTACTCTCACTTCTCTGTGTTTTGAACTGCATATATTCAGATTAGGGTGCTTACTGCATAGGTTTATTCCTTACTCCATACAACTGGTAGTCAAACCTATATTTGGTGCCAACTAAAGCAGGGAAAGGCaaagaaatttataataaagacaAGCAAAGTGctgataagataagatattTAACACTGCGATACACTGCCACTACCTAATACTACACTTATGACATATAGAAAGCATGCAGTAGCTTAACATAACGATGACAGACAGACAATGAGATTATCAGTCGCCTAATACTAAGTTCTGCTTTGTAAAGCTCAGTTCTGTTTTGTGCAAAGTTTGTTCAGTTCTTTTCTACTTACAGTCAGTCCATCGGTCACACATTTCACATAATCAGTCACAGAAAACAGTGTAGCCTCAAAAGAAGTTATAGATAACAGTAGAAAATGCTAAGTGAAAGGGttcaaataattagtataagttCTATAGCGACAAATAATTTTGCAAACTCATCCAACATGCACATTTGATGCACCAAGTTTCTCACTAAAGACAACCTAAACTAACCAAGTACAGCTAGGTGTCTTAAAGATTGACAACAGATTTTTCATACTAAGTACCAGATATCTTGGTCAGAGATTATCACCTAAATCTCACTAAATGTCTGTGTGTCTTTATACAAAGCATTGCCATGTATCCAAATTTCAAAGATTCTAGGCCAACTAAAAGTTGCAAATTTAAAACTATGGAATCACAAAAGTACAAAGTAATTCAAGAAAGATACCGCAGAAAATTAGAAATAGATAGACAATACCTACAGTAGTAACAACACGGAAGAAGAAGTCAGACGTTCACCACTTTCCAACTATCGTCCATATTACCAACTATCTGCAATTGAAAcctaaaataaatgaaatagcAAACACTCTGTAAGCGGTATATAGAAAATCACAGAAACTAAGAAGACCCATTCTagtttttttcttgaattaaggATGCAATATAACATGGAAAACTTAAAGGCATATGATTGACATTAGAAATTGACATGAAAAAACGTGAATTAACAATATATGACGGAAATTAAAATAGTGAATCAAACCTAAACATTGTTATATGATAAAAATCAAATAGTGAAGGCGTGAAGCAGACCAAAAACCTGGCGAATATATCCGGCAACACCGAGGATGAAGCAGCAATTAAGAAACCAGAGTATGCTTGAATTTCTCCAATTACAAACCAGAGAGAACAACGAATTTATCTTGAATTTGTTGGGCGAATTGTGAATTCAATAATtgggatttttcatgaatttataGGATGAGGAGTGAGATAGCTTATATTGGGAGATTTGACTTTGCTAACGTAAAGGTTGAAGACAGAATTCATGGAATTCGTTAATGGCCGGTGCTGAAGGTGAGGAGGAGAGATACGAATTCATCGGAAATCTGACGAGGGTGGTTAGTTTCGTAAAGCAGCAAGGCGTATGTCGGTGGGAGGAGGTTGAGAGAAACGTGGGAGGTGGGTTGAGAGTTAGGCGGGATTCTGCGAAAAAAACAGAGAGTTAGGCGGGATTTTTTGCCCAAAAATTCAGTTGCATTGCTGCCTCACAAACACGTGCAACACACGTGTCTTTTTTTGTAAATAGCGACGCTTTAGAACGTCGAAATATTTTGCGGCTCTCTAAAGCGTCGCAATTTACAAATTAATATTCGCGCCCCAATTTCCTTGCGACTCTTTGTTAGACCGTCACAATAATTCCGTCTCAATATGTACCTCTTTTTTGTAGtgtttgtttagatttgggattgaaaatgccattttgggccatatatgagctatatcgagccatatgagccttagctgtgcataaataacttgaaatgaatcttagaaacatctaactaagcatatgacacataaaaaaggtttagaatttggacttaggttcatttgtttagatttgggatcgaaaatgccattttgggccatatatgacctatatcgagccatatgagccttagctgtgcataaataacttgaaatgaatcttagaaacatctaactaagcatatgacacataaaaaaggtttagaatttggacttaggttcatttgtttagatttgggatcgaaaatgccatttttggccatatatgacctatatcgagccatatgagccttaactgtgcataaataacttgaaatgaatcttagaaacatctaactaagcatatgacacataaaaaaggtttagaatttggacttaggttcatgAGAATGTGTTCCTCGCAAGACTAGACATATAAAAAGTCTGAATTAGAATCTTTCCTTATTCCAGAAGACTGAAAATATCACCAAAACATGCTAACAACAGATTAGAAACTGGTCGgttcagctgcagatcagcagcagcagatcagctgctgaacagatcagtttttgatttgttcaggtgcagatcagcagcagcagatcagctgctgaacagatcagaatctGATCAGTTCAggtgcagatcagcagcagcagatcagcagctgaacaggtcagtttctgatctgttcagctgtTAATCATATGTCTTGCGCTCGGGAATTTATGCTTGGGACTATACATGTTAACTTACATTtccatgtttatttgtttgtgtaGAATCAATTCCATATTGAACCTTCCCAAGCTAAGAAGGACGTTTTTGAATCTAATCTACGTTTGAGATTCAAAAACTTCAAAGCCAAGTTGGTGAGTGGTTGGATTTCTAAGACGAGAGAGATAAGTAAGGTAGAGAAAGGTGAAAATGAAGGAGAAAATGAAGGAGAAAATGATGGTGAAAAAGAAGGTGAAAAAGCGCCACCGATAAAGCTCCCTTTTGACATTTGGAAGCACATCACACCAGAGGAATGGGAGGCTTTTGTTGCACAAAAAACAACTCCAGATGCAGTGGTAAATTTTCAAACAATCTACCTACGTACtttataaatttattgtttACATTTTGCATTGAAGTTGACATGTATACTTTGTAGGCAAAGCGCCAAAAGTGTTCAAATTAtgcaaagaagaaaaaacataCTCATCGGCTAGGTCCCGAGACTTATGAAGAAAAGAGGAAGAGATGGAAAGAAAAAGGATTATACCCCAACGGTGGCAACACCCGTGCCAATGATTGGTGGTGTTCGATGCATAGTCTCGACAAAAATGGGAAATATGTAATTGTTAATCCCGAAACAAAAGAGGCTTGTGATAAACTAGTAAGTAAATGGAGTGATTttcaataatttgaattaatatatatatattatacatTTTGTCTAACTTTGTATTAATGTAACAATCACTTTCTATATTGTTTTCATAAAATAGGTTGAATATCAACAAGCATGTGCCGAAGGCAAGGTTTCTTCAGTTTTAAACAAGGATCCCTTGTACATGACTCTTGGACCTGACCCTTCCGGGCATCCAAGAGGTTTCGGAGGGGTACGTGTTGGCTTGAAAAAGGCGTATGGTGAAGAATATCGCAAGCCCACCAACTCAAACTTCAGTGCATCTTCAACAGCTTCAGATATAGCTTCGATGAGAGAAGAACTGAAGAAGGAGATAACTGAGGCAATCCTACAACAGATGGGCTTACAAAGCTTGGAGTTGCCCCGCCGTAGCCCTTTGGATTCATCAAGCCAACCAATTCTTGACCTTCAACCACCTAATGAAGGTCAAGAACCTACTGGATTTCAACCACCTGCTAGAGTTCAGCCGTCTACTGGAGTTCAACCAATGCTTGAAGTTCAATCAATGCTTGGAGTTCAACCAATGCTTGAATTAAAGGTGAGCTGAATTCTGGAGTTTAATTCCGTAATGTTCTTATATAAATTTTGGAGTTTTAATTCATTCAATAACGTGATGGCTAAATTTTTACTTATTGCATATCCTGATGGTTGAATGTTAGGAGGAGACGCGTTGCGAACTACTACACCCGGGACAATCAAATGGTGATAAATTGTATGTGGTGGCCGATGCGAATGCACAACCACAAAGTGACCGACCACTAGTCCACTTCAAGCAAGTCCCGAGTGGTTATTATGCGGTGAGCCCATACAATGTTCATGAAGACTATTTGGATTGGATACTTCCGGTGCCCAACAATTTCCTCCATACTTTGGCCGATGCCTCCGGTTCTTATGTACTATGGCCATTTGCATGGGTGAAGTTTTCAGACGAGGTGTTTTGTGTTTCTAATTCCACGCCTTTCTATTTTGCATAACATTTCCTATATGTTTCAATAAACAAGTTTTTTCATAATCTCTTGGTTTTTGTAAATTAACCTTACAGATCATCAAGAAACTAAAAGCGTCACCAATGAAAGCTAAACAAAAGAAACCACCAACTCAAGCTAGCAAAGATGGTCAACGATCAATGGAGTTGATTGCAAAAGGAAGTTCACAAGGCAAGAGTCAAAACTCCAAACTTAAATCATCGAAAGGTCCAGTTTCTCATGCAAATTTACTTGTGGAATCAGATGTTTTTGACTCTCTTAGTAAGCCGTGCAAATGGTTGCATAGTCTTGTTAGTGAGTTACCGGATGGTAATCCTATTGGAGTTCAGATGGACATGtcattattccactttttcGAGCATGGCACAGCATGGGTAACTAAAGACGATATATGTGAATTCCTCAAAGTTGATATGCTTAATATTTCAATGATACAAGTCTTCATGAGgtaattaatatagttagttATGGTAATGTATTTATTAAGGTAAATGGTTTGCCAAGTTTCGATTATTCTTATGTTTGCTTGTTCTTTAGGTCTCTTCAGTTCGATGATTTTAGTTCGGATAGTCATATTGGGTGGTTGGATCCACAATCAATAAGTGGTGCTAGTTGCATGAACAATCGAGCCGAAGTCAGTCAATATCTCGATGACGGTATCCGTCAATGCACAAAAGCGAAAAACAAGTTCATATTAGCCCCGTACTTTGAAGAGTATGCCTTTGCTTTAATATCTTTATTGTCCTACATTAGTGTCGATTATAATGATATTTTGTGATTGTTGTGGCATATTATGGATTATTAAACCACTCTTTTGTGATTACAGCCTCCATTGGATGCTCCTTGTGATATGTGTTTCAAGCCACACAATTTATCAATTTGATTCTTGTCGTCGAGATCCATTACGATCCGTGTTGGTCAAGTCACTATTGAATAAGTACATTCcgtatttagttttttttgtaCATATCAAATAAAACTTGCAatcatattttacattcaagcatttaatgttaattaaCTTCCAATGAATTGTGGAATTGCAGAGTGTTGATGAAAATGAATGTCAAAAAAAGCGCACTTCCTCAATGGAAATCAGTTAAGGTAACTAATAACTTGTTCACTAGTTATTGTACGGCCAAAACAATTACATTTCCTATTATCTAATTTATGTTGTCTTTAATCTAGTGCGCCCAACAAGAGGGTGGGgtcgagtgtggctattacgtgaTGAAATTCATGCATGACATATTCAAAAGTTGCAAGGAAGTTCAAGATCTGGAAAAGGTACATAAAATAGCTTATTTATGATGTATTATTAGGCtagaaattagttaaaaaaaactATTCGCCTATAATTGGCAAGAAccgtcgaaaatgccattttggaccaaatatgacctatatcgacctaaatgaa encodes:
- the LOC130471359 gene encoding uncharacterized protein, with the protein product MAGAEGEEERYEFIGNLTRVNQFHIEPSQAKKDVFESNLRLRFKNFKAKLVSGWISKTREISKVEKGENEGENEGENDGEKEGEKAPPIKLPFDIWKHITPEEWEAFVAQKTTPDAVAKRQKCSNYAKKKKHTHRLGPETYEEKRKRWKEKGLYPNGGNTRANDWWCSMHSLDKNGKYVIVNPETKEACDKLVEYQQACAEGKVSSVLNKDPLYMTLGPDPSGHPRGFGGVRVGLKKAYGEEYRKPTNSNFSASSTASDIASMREELKKEITEAILQQMGLQSLELPRRSPLDSSSQPILDLQPPNEGQEPTGFQPPARVQPSTGVQPMLEVQSMLGVQPMLELKEETRCELLHPGQSNGDKLYVVADANAQPQSDRPLVHFKQVPSGYYAVSPYNVHEDYLDWILPVPNNFLHTLADASGSYVLWPFAWVKFSDEVFCVSNSTPFYFA
- the LOC110781724 gene encoding uncharacterized protein isoform X2, which produces MELIAKGSSQGKSQNSKLKSSKGPVSHANLLVESDVFDSLSKPCKWLHSLVSELPDGNPIGVQMDMSLFHFFEHGTAWVTKDDICEFLKVDMLNISMIQVFMRSLQFDDFSSDSHIGWLDPQSISGASCMNNRAEVSQYLDDGIRQCTKAKNKFILAPYFEEVLMKMNVKKSALPQWKSVKCAQQEGGVECGYYVMKFMHDIFKSCKEVQDLEKVFKTPREEPFTKKELDEVRDKWAIYFNDCELPSV
- the LOC110781724 gene encoding uncharacterized protein isoform X1 — encoded protein: MELIAKGSSQGKSQNSKLKSSKGPVSHANLLVESDVFDSLSKPCKWLHSLVSELPDGNPIGVQMDMSLFHFFEHGTAWVTKDDICEFLKVDMLNISMIQVFMRSLQFDDFSSDSHIGWLDPQSISGASCMNNRAEVSQYLDDGIRQCTKAKNKFILAPYFEDLHWMLLVICVSSHTIYQFDSCRRDPLRSVLVKSLLNKVLMKMNVKKSALPQWKSVKCAQQEGGVECGYYVMKFMHDIFKSCKEVQDLEKVFKTPREEPFTKKELDEVRDKWAIYFNDCELPSV